In the genome of Bosea sp. BIWAKO-01, the window GATCTCCGTCGCGTTGTTCTGCTCGGCGCGCAGCCGGGCCAGCCTGGCCTCGAAGCCGACGCGCTTGCCGTGGAGTTGCTGCAGCTCGGCGCGGGCACGTGCGTCCTCGAGCCGTAGCAGGGGCTCATCCTTGACGACGCGGTCCCCTTCAAGCTTGAGCAGCATCTTCAGGACCCCGCCCTCGAGATGGCTGACGGTCTTGCGCTTGCTGTCGACCACGACGGTACCGACCGCGACGGCAGCATTGTCGAGCCTTGCCGTCACCGCCCAGGCCCCGAAGCCGCCGAAGCCGATCGCGATCGCGCTGACGCCGGCCAGCACGAGATTGCGCAGCGAGGGCATCCGCTCCTCCGGCTCCTCGACGGGGGTGACCGGGACGAGCGCGCGGCTCATGCTCATGGGGGCTGGGAGCTTGCTCATGCCGTCACCTCGCGGGGCTTGCTCGCGCCGGTCTGCGGCTTGGGTTCGATTTCGACGAGACCACCAGGCGTGATCATGCCGGCGATCGCGGAACGCGGTCCGAACTGGGCGATCCTGCCTTCGCGCAGCACCAGGATCTTGTCGACGATCTGCATCACCGAGGGGCGATGCGCGATCAGGATGACCATGGCACCGCCGTCGCGTGCGGCATTGATGGCGCGGATCAGGCTTTGTTCGCCTTCCGCATCGAGATTGGCATTGGGCTCGTCCAGCACCAGCAGGCGCGGCGCGCCGTATAGCGCCCGGGCGAGGCCGATACGCTGGCGCTGGCCGCCCGAGAGCTTGAAGTCGCCGTCATTGACGTTCGTGTCGTAGCCGAGCGGCATGCGCCCGATCAGCTCATGCACGCCGGCAGTCCGGGCGGCCTCGAGAATGGCCTGCGGCTCCGGAACACGCATCCGGGCGATATTGTCGGCGATGGTACCGTTCAGCAGCGAGACCGATTGCGGCAGATAGCCGACCATGGCGCCGAAGGAGGCGCGCTCCCAGAGATAGACATTGTGACCGTCGAGATAGACGCCGCCGACATTCGGCTTGAGAACCCCGACGAGCAGTCGCGCCAGAGTCGATTTGCCGGCTCCAGACGGGCCGACGATGCCGAGCACCTCGCCCGGCGACAATGAGAACGAGACACTCTTGATGACCGTCTGCTCGGCACCGGTCGGAGCGTAGACGACGCGGTCGATCACCAGATCGCCCTGGGTCGGTGGATTGGCGGTGGTCTGGCGCCGTGACGAGCCGAGCAGCAGCAGATCGCGAACGCGCTTCCATGCGGCGGCCGCGAGCACCCATTGCCGCCAGTCGGAGATCATCGAATCGAAAGGCGCCAGCAGGCGGCCGAGCAGGATGCTCGCCGCCATCAGCGTGCCCACCGAGACTTCGTTCTTGATGATCAACGTGGCACCGGTCGCATAGATCGCGAGCTGCATCGTCATGCGCGAGGCGCGGGTCACGGCTGCAATCAGTTTGCCGCGGCGCGTGCCGAGATCGAGCAGCTCGATCATCGCCACCTGCTTGCCGCGCCAGCGCCTGGCCAGAGCCGGCAGCATGCCCATGGCCTCGATCGTCTCGGCGTGCCGCAGGCTGGCCCCGACATCATTGATACTGGCGACGCCTTCTTCGTTGGCCTCCTTCAGCACGCGGCGCGTCAGCACGTCGGAGAGCACGCCGAGCATCAGCAATATGACCAGCGAGATTGCACCTACGAGCCCGTAAACCGGGTGGAAGGCGAAGAGCACGGCAAGGAAGATCGGCGACCAGGCCGCCTCGAGCGGCGTCGCGATGGCCGAGCTCGCAATGAAATAGCGGATATCGTTCAGGTCGCGAATCGCCTGGGTGGCCTGGGCCGAGCCCTGTTCGAGCGAAGCACTGACGGCCGCTTCCAGCGCCGGCAGATTGAGGCGCCGGGCGAAGCCGCTCGCCATGGTCTGGAAGGTCAGGGAGCGAATGAACTCGATGACGCCGTAGAGAACGAGACCTGCGATCGCGATCACCAGCAGCATGGTGAGCGTGTCGAAGCTGCGGCTGACGATGACACGGTCCTGTACCTGCACCATGAACATCGGCACGGTCAGCAACAGGATGTTGACGCAGAAACTCAGGAAGGCCGCATAGGCAAGGCCACCGGCAAAGGAGCGCTGCAGTTCACGGATCAAACCATCGGGCGCCGAGGCTGCGACCTTCATTCATATCTCCGTTGCAGAGGGGTCCGGATCGGCCGGGGTGACGGCCAATCATCAACCACAAAATATCGCTAGAAGGGGACACGATCGATTACTAGCATGTTGCGCTAGGAGTGTCGTTATGATGACAGACTAAGAATCGAATATCTTCGATTATTAAAGAGGAATATGGCCAAAAAACGCAATACTTTGAATTTTGAAACAGTTTATACCTATCAAAAAATTGCTACAATCTTAGTTTCCACATATCGTCGATGGCATGTGCTTTGCGTATAGGCTATTCCACTCCAGAAGGGGTTTTCTTCGGGCGGGGTGCCCATTTTCAAACGAGGCGGAGTAGAGAATGCATTCGAAACCGCAATACGGCGCCCAGTTCCTGGGTGCCGCAGTCAACGGCCAGCCCGGCCGACCAGAGCGGAAAACTGATTCGGACAATGGAATTTCGAGGAACACCGTCACCCAGCTCGACCTCGCCCGCCTGATCGACAGGGTCCACCGGCGCTTTCTCGACTATCTGCGCCTGGAGTTGACCCGGCTGGGCGTCGATGATGTTTCGCCCTCGCAGGTGATGGTGCTGCTGACGATCGGCACTGGGGAGATCGCGGTGCGCGACCTGCTCGACCGTGGCTATTACCTCGGCTCGAACGCCTCCTATAACCTCAAGCAGTTGGTCGAGAGCGGCTATCTCGAGCGCGGCGCCTCGCCGCGTGACCGGCGGCTTGCCCGAATCTCGCTGTCCCCCAAGGGCCAGCTTCTGGTCGAGCGACTCAAGCAGCTCGATGAGAGCAACCAGTTCGGCCCGAGCCAGGATCTCGACGTCGAACCGGACATGCGAACGACCTACGACACCTTGCGGCGTCTCGAGCAACTCTGGAGCGACGCCCTGCGCTATGGAGGGGTTCTGCTGGCGTCATGCGCGTCTTATTCGTTCATCGTTCAGGATCTGGTCAATTCGCTCACCTGATCGGGCGCCTCCTCGGCGACGGCGCCGAGGTGACGCTGGTCACGGAACATGCGGAAGCCGTCCGTCCCGGACTGCGCCAGATTCTCTACACCGTCAGCGGACCCGTAACGGCGAGCCCCAGCCTCGCCGCGACGGAATATCACGTCAGGACAGGCGAAGCCGTGGCTTCCGTCCTGCGGCGACTGCCGCGCAATGAACGACCCGACGTCATCATCGGCCATACCGGCTGGGGTGGGCTGCTCTTCGCGAAGGACGTGCTGCCGGACACGCCGATGCTCGGCTATTGCGAGTACTATTACAACGATCGGGACTCGGATTTTGACTTCGAACCCGCGGACGAAGCGACGGACGCCGAGCGGATGCGGCTGAGAATGCGCAATGCCGCGCAACTCCTGACCCTGCAGGCCATCGACGCCGCCTATACCCCGACGCGCTGGCAGCACCGACAGTACCCTGCCAGCATCCGGGACCGGATCGCGATCTGCCATGACGGCATCGATACGCAGCTATCCCGGCCGAATGCGGAGGCCAGTTTCACACTGCCCGATGGCAGCGTGATTCGCGCCGGCGACGAGATCGTCACCTTCGTCGCCCGCGACCTCGATCCCTATCGCGGCTATCCGCAATTCATGCGCGCCGCCGCGCTGGTCGCACAGACAAGACCCGATGCCCGCTTCGTTGTCGTCGGCGGGGACGGCGCAGGTTATGGCCGGTCGCGTCCGGATGGGCGCCTCTGGCGCGAGGCGATGCTGCAGGAAACCCGGCTTGGCGAGCGCCTCGTTCACATCTCCTGGCTGGCACATCAGGAGCTTCGGCGGCTGTTCCAGGTCTCCGCGGCTCATGTTTACCTGACTGTGCCCTTCGTCCTCTCCTGGTCCCTGCTGGAAGCGATGGCCTGCGGCAGCCTGGTCGTCGGCTCACGCACTCCTCCGGTCCAGGAGGTGATCACCGACCGCCGCAACGGGCTGCTCGCTCCGTTTCACGACGTGCCGGCCCTGGCAGCCACGATCGTGCAAGCCCTCGAACGGCAGGGCGAGTTCGAGGGCCTGCGCCGCGCGGCACGGGCGACAGTGCAGGCGAGATTCGAGCTGGAAAGCTGCCTCGACCGACAGATGCGCCTGATCGAGAGATTGGCGGCACAGGGCGATCCCACGGGGACGGAGATGCCCTGGGTCGAGGCCAGCTGAAGCCGCGCTATTGGACCATTTGGGCGGGGCCGCGCTGGAAGGTCATGGCCTCGGTGATCAGGCGTCCACGCCGCATCGGCTTCACGCCGGCCTCCTGCCAGCCATCGGCCATCATCAGCCGCGCCACCATCCTGTGAATGCGCTTGAGATGGGTTGCGGGGTCGCAGGATAACCAAGTTCCGCAGGTTTCTTCGATGAGTGTGACCAAAGGCTCGAGGGGAGGATCCCCCTGCTCGGCTGCGTATTGCAGGGCCGCATAGCCGGCTGGGGAGGAAATGATCTCCCAGACTTCAAGCGGTTCAGTTCCCCTCATCATGGCTGCCGGCCTTTCCGTCTGCCCGGAAGAACCGGACCTATTACTGCCGCGAGTAGAAAATCCTGCGTCCGGCCGCCATCGGATGCAGAATGCAGAACTATACTACCGTTTCATTGAGGAAAGAAAGTGCCGGGCGTCGTTCCCCGAGCCCTTGATCCGCCGAGGCCGATGCGCCCCCGCGCTCGACCTCTTCCAAAGCACAGGAAATGAACCGTCGCGGGCCTGACGCCCGCGGCATCAGGCCGTCGCCGCGACGGTTCTGCAGCATCAGGCTGCCCGCGAGCCGGGAGCCGCCGCCAGGCAGCCGCCGAGCAACCCGGAAGCGCGGCCGCGACGCATGTCGCGGCGCGATGCCTCAGCCAGCTTGCCTCGCCTCTTGGCAAGTCTCCCAGAGGCGGCCGCCGGTCACGATCCCCGCCGCCGTCAGGCGCTCGGCGCCCTGCAGGATCGCGCCGGTCGAATCGATATAGTCGAAGGCCCCGGCCTCAAGCGACAGGATCGAGATGTCGGCGATCGTCCCGGGGGCAAGCGTACCCAGTTCCGGACGCTCGATCGCCTGCGCTGCATTGACCGTCGTGCGCCTGATGACCTCACCTACCGGCATGCCGAGGCAGAGGAACTTTGACATCGTCGTCGTCAGATCGAAGGCCGGCCCCTCGATGCACAAGGCGTGGACGTCGCTGGAGATCGTGTCCGGAGCAAAGCCATTGGCGAGCATGGTGCGGGCGACGTCGAAGGAGAACGAGCCCATGCCATGACCGATATCGAAGATGATGCCGCGCTCACGCGCCGCACTGACGGCCGGCAGCACGCCGCCATCCCGCGTCACGGGCGAGTTCGGGAACGGCCGGAAGCAATGGGTCAGCACGTCGCCGGGGCGCATCAGGGCGAGCACCTGCTCGAGCGTCGGAGGCGGATGATCGATATGCACCATCATGCGCATGTCGAGCCGCTCCGCCGTCTGGCGCGCGATTTCGAGCGGGACGAGGCCGGCAGTGCCTGATGCGTGATGGCCGACGCGCACCTTCAGACCGGCGAGCACATCGCGATTGGCCTCGGCGACCGCCAGGGTGTCGATCGGCGCCAGCAGGCGTTGGTCACCGCTCTCGCCGACCATGATGGTCTTCGAGAAGGCATAGATGCCGGCGAAGGAGATGTTGAGATAGGCAACGATTCGCACCGGGCAGGTGTCGATGACATGCCGGCGGAAGCCGTCGAAATTTCCGGCACCGGCACTGCCGGTATCGACGAGCGTGGTGCAGCCGCGGCGCGCGAGGGTCAGCGGGTCGACCCCCAGCGACGTCCCGCCCCAATAGACATGGGTGTGCAGGTCGATCAGGCCGGGCGTGACGATCCTGCCGGAAACATCGTGGATCTGCGGAGCCTCCAGGCGCGGCGCCAGGGCTGCAATGCGCCCGTCCGCAATGCCGACATCAAGAACCGCATCGATGCCCTGGCCAGGGTCGACAACCCGCCCGCCGCGCAGAACCAGATCGAGAGAGGACATTGGTTACCCCTGGGTCATATGGAATTTAATTACAGAGCCAGATAGAAATATCAATCACTTCGGCGCATATTCACCCACATATTGCTATGCAGCATGAAATTTGACGATTGACAGATGTTATTTGCGTAATAAATTTTCATCACCCTCACAATAGGCAACGCGAACGGCAGGGAGAGGCCAATGCGGAACCGCGATCACAATCAGAATTCTGTCACCCGGCGCGGACTGGGCATCCTGGCAGCGGCCCTCGGTGCTTCGGCTGCGCTGATGCCGATGGCGGCCATGGCCCAGAGCGTATCCAGCGCCAATCTCGCCATGGTCGGCGAGCCGCAGTCGCTCGATCCGATGGCGTCGACTGCGGATCTGGTCGGCACGATCATGCAGCATGTCTACGAGCCGCTGTTCACCTTCGATGCGAACTGGGCGACCCAGCCGATGCTGGCGGCCGCGCTGCCGACGGCGTCCGCGGACGGCAAGACCTACACGATCGAGCTGCGCAAGGGCGTGAAGCTGCATAACGGCCGTGACCTCGATTCCGAGGACGTCGTCGCCTCGCTGAAGCGCTGGCTCGAGATGACGCCGCGCGGCAAGGGCCTGGCGAAGAGCCTTGCGAGCCTGACCGCCAAGGGCCCGTCGACCGTCGAGATCCAGCTCAGCAAGGTCGAGCCGGCGCTGCTCGCCCATCTGGCGCTGCCCTCCGGCTTCGCCGCGATCATGGCGAAGGAATCGATCGCCACCCCGCTGACCGAATTCGTCGGCACCGGCCCCTACAAGTTCCGCGAGCGCAAGCCGGACCAGTTCGTCGTGCTGGTGAAGCATGATGGCTACGCCTCACGCAGCGAGCCGGCCTCCGGCTATGCCGGCAAGCGCGAAGCCAAGATCGACGAGCTGCGCTTCATCCCGGTGCCGAGC includes:
- a CDS encoding type I secretion system permease/ATPase; the encoded protein is MKVAASAPDGLIRELQRSFAGGLAYAAFLSFCVNILLLTVPMFMVQVQDRVIVSRSFDTLTMLLVIAIAGLVLYGVIEFIRSLTFQTMASGFARRLNLPALEAAVSASLEQGSAQATQAIRDLNDIRYFIASSAIATPLEAAWSPIFLAVLFAFHPVYGLVGAISLVILLMLGVLSDVLTRRVLKEANEEGVASINDVGASLRHAETIEAMGMLPALARRWRGKQVAMIELLDLGTRRGKLIAAVTRASRMTMQLAIYATGATLIIKNEVSVGTLMAASILLGRLLAPFDSMISDWRQWVLAAAAWKRVRDLLLLGSSRRQTTANPPTQGDLVIDRVVYAPTGAEQTVIKSVSFSLSPGEVLGIVGPSGAGKSTLARLLVGVLKPNVGGVYLDGHNVYLWERASFGAMVGYLPQSVSLLNGTIADNIARMRVPEPQAILEAARTAGVHELIGRMPLGYDTNVNDGDFKLSGGQRQRIGLARALYGAPRLLVLDEPNANLDAEGEQSLIRAINAARDGGAMVILIAHRPSVMQIVDKILVLREGRIAQFGPRSAIAGMITPGGLVEIEPKPQTGASKPREVTA
- a CDS encoding MarR family winged helix-turn-helix transcriptional regulator gives rise to the protein MHSKPQYGAQFLGAAVNGQPGRPERKTDSDNGISRNTVTQLDLARLIDRVHRRFLDYLRLELTRLGVDDVSPSQVMVLLTIGTGEIAVRDLLDRGYYLGSNASYNLKQLVESGYLERGASPRDRRLARISLSPKGQLLVERLKQLDESNQFGPSQDLDVEPDMRTTYDTLRRLEQLWSDALRYGGVLLASCASYSFIVQDLVNSLT
- a CDS encoding glycosyltransferase; translated protein: MTLVTEHAEAVRPGLRQILYTVSGPVTASPSLAATEYHVRTGEAVASVLRRLPRNERPDVIIGHTGWGGLLFAKDVLPDTPMLGYCEYYYNDRDSDFDFEPADEATDAERMRLRMRNAAQLLTLQAIDAAYTPTRWQHRQYPASIRDRIAICHDGIDTQLSRPNAEASFTLPDGSVIRAGDEIVTFVARDLDPYRGYPQFMRAAALVAQTRPDARFVVVGGDGAGYGRSRPDGRLWREAMLQETRLGERLVHISWLAHQELRRLFQVSAAHVYLTVPFVLSWSLLEAMACGSLVVGSRTPPVQEVITDRRNGLLAPFHDVPALAATIVQALERQGEFEGLRRAARATVQARFELESCLDRQMRLIERLAAQGDPTGTEMPWVEAS
- a CDS encoding amidohydrolase/deacetylase family metallohydrolase, which encodes MSSLDLVLRGGRVVDPGQGIDAVLDVGIADGRIAALAPRLEAPQIHDVSGRIVTPGLIDLHTHVYWGGTSLGVDPLTLARRGCTTLVDTGSAGAGNFDGFRRHVIDTCPVRIVAYLNISFAGIYAFSKTIMVGESGDQRLLAPIDTLAVAEANRDVLAGLKVRVGHHASGTAGLVPLEIARQTAERLDMRMMVHIDHPPPTLEQVLALMRPGDVLTHCFRPFPNSPVTRDGGVLPAVSAARERGIIFDIGHGMGSFSFDVARTMLANGFAPDTISSDVHALCIEGPAFDLTTTMSKFLCLGMPVGEVIRRTTVNAAQAIERPELGTLAPGTIADISILSLEAGAFDYIDSTGAILQGAERLTAAGIVTGGRLWETCQEARQAG